The Polyangium mundeleinium genome contains the following window.
GCGGGCGCGCTTGTCCGGCGCTGCGTCGAGGATGCCGAGCATGCGCCGGCCGACCTCGGTGTTGCCCGCGAAGTAGATCCCGAGGGCCACGAGCCCGAGCGCCGCGAAGAGCGAGAGCGCGCGCTCGATCTTCCGCCGCTCCGGATCCTTCTCGGCCGACGCTTGCACGAACCGGAGCGCCGTCGAGACCCCTGCGCCGAGCACGCCGAGCCCGGAGAACACGAGCCGCCACGTCTCGACGTTGCCGAGCATCCGCTCGCCGATGAAGACGAGCACGAGCGAGCCCACGAACGCGGGCGCGAGGAAGGGCGCGTAGCTCGGCGCCGCGGGGGCCTTGGCGCCCTTGTCGGCCTTGCCTTCGGGCGCCTTCTCGGCGGCCGGAGCCGCCTCTTTCGGTTTCAGCGCCATCGCCGCGCCTCCAGCGTCTTCGTGGCCGCGAGCAGGAAGAAGTACGTGACGGCCACGTAATAGACCACGTTCTCCAGCTTCAATACGCCGGTCATGAAGGGGAATTGCCGCTGGTGGTGCAGCGCCATTCCGGCGAGCACGCCGTTCACCGGCGGCTCGGTCACCTTCGCGACGAGCCAGAGCGTCACCATCACGGCGAGCAAGAGCCCGCCGAGGATCGCCGCCATCACCTGGCTCCGGCTCACGGCCGACGTGAACATCCCGAGCGCGAGCGCGGCCGAGCCGAGCAGCAGGATGCCCGTGTAGCCCACGGCCACGTGCCCGAGGCTCACCTTGCCGTTCACGAAGATGAGCAGCGGCATGTACACGCTGACCAGCGTGATGAGCGCGATCATCGCGAACGCCGCGAGGTACTTGCCCACGATGATCTCGATGTCCCGGATCGGCGCCGTGTTCAGCAGCACCAGCGTCCCGCGCTCACGTTCTCCCGCGAGAAGCGGGATCGACATGAGCACCGCCACGATCATCGTGACGCCGCTCGCGCCGTTGAAGAACTCGCGCAGCACGTCGGCCGACATGCGTGATCCGGACAGGCCGTTCGCGCTGAACCACACGCCCTCGACGAGCAGCGCCGCGGCCCCGATGGCCCAGCCGAGCAGGGATCGACCGTACGAGCCGATCTCTCTCCCCGCGACGAGCAGAGCGTTTCTCATGTCCCGCTCCCGTCCTCTTTCTCCGCCGCGGCGTCCTTCGCCCCGGCATCACCCTCGCCGGCCGAAGCGCGCGCCTTCTTCGCGCTCCTCTTGCCGGTCCGCTTCTTCTTCGGCGAGGCCCCGGCGCCGTCGCCTGTCGTCTCCGCGCCCGCGAGCTCCAGGAACACGCTCTCGAGCTCCCGCTCGCCGCGGCGCACCTCGAGCAGGCCGATCTCGGCCGTCACGAGCGCGCGGCACACCGCCTCGCGTGCGTCGCCCTCGGACTCGATCCGGAGCGCGATCACGCCCTCGCCGCTCTCCGCCGCGTCGATGGCCTCGACCGACACCACACCCGGCACGGCGCTCACGGCCTCCTTGGCCTTCTCCTCGTCGCCGCGCACCGTCACCTCGGTGCGCTGGTTCTTGACGAGCTTCGCGCTCAGCTCGGCCTCGGTGCCGCTCGCGGCGATCTGGCCGTCGCGGATCACGAGGAGGCGATCACACGTCTCGCTGATCTCCGAGAGAATGTGGGAGGATAGAAGGATCGTGAGCTCGCCCTTCAGGCCGCGAAGCAGCTCCCGCATCTCCACGATCTGCACAGGATCGAGGCCGCTGATCGGCTCGTCCAGCACGAGCAGCTTCGGCCCGTGCACGATGGCCTGGGCGATGCCGACACGTTGCTTGTAGCCGTGCGACAGGGACGCGATGAGCTGGTCCTGCACCTCGGCGAGCGCCGTCGCCTCCAGCACCTCGGGCACGCGTTTGTCTGCGGAGGCCTTCGAAAGGCCCCGCAGGCGTGCGGCGAAGTGCAGGTAGGCGCGGACCGTCATCTCGCCGTAGAGCGGCGGCGTGTCCGGCAGGTAGCCGATGAGCGACCGCACCTCGTGGGGGCTCTCCACGACGTCGAGCCCGTTCACGCGGACGGAGCCCGAGGACGGGAGCAGGTCGCAAGCGAGGATGCGGAGCGTCGTGGTCTTTCCGGCGCCGTTGAGCCCGAGCAAGCCCACGATTTCGCCGGCTTCGATGGAGAACGAGAGCGGTCCGACCGCCCTTCTCTCCCCGTAGTACTTGTAGAGGTCGACGATTTCGATCACGGCAAAAGCCTTCGTCATGCGCCGCCGTTTCCCCGGCGACGGCGCCCTTATAACAGAAGCGCGCGCCCGTGATTCCCCACCTCGTCGGGATCCGACGCTCCGAACGCGTTTGGGCCGCCCAGGGCAGCCGCGCTCCCGCCGGAGCGCGGGGTCGGGCCTCGCGGGGCCGGGGGATCCCCCGTGCGGTTCAACGTTTCCACGAGATCCCGCTCATCGGCCTTGCCGCCGGGGCGGGCTTGCGAGAAGAGCCGCGCCATGACGGCGCGAGCCAGGTTTCCAGGTCCCCGCAACGCTTTCCTCGCGGTCACCGCGATGGCCCTCGGCATGGCCTGCATGCAGGGGAATCGCCCGCCCGAGGTCGCGCCTCGTGGCACCCTCGTGCCCGGCGCCGCCGACGGCGCGGGTACGGTCGACACACGCGGGGCCTTCGCCGTCGTGTTTGGTACGCCGCGCGGGGACACGATCGACCCGCCCGAGGTGAGCCTCGTCTTCAACCGCCCGATGCGGCCGCTCGAGCTCGCGGGCGATGAGAGCGCGTCGCCTGCGTCGATCCAGCCCGCCGTCCCTGGCCGGTGGCAGTGGGTCGGGACGAACGCGCTCTCGTTCGTGCCGGAGAAGCGCCTGCCGCGCGCCACCGCGTTCGTGGTCACGGTCCCGGCCGGCACGAAGGCGCTCGATGGGTCGGCGCTCGAAAAACCGTTCGAGCTGCGCTTCACGACGGCGCGCCCCGAGATCACCTCGATCGATCCTTCCGAGGGCTGGGACAGCCTGCGGCCCGACGCGAAGTTCACGCTGCGCGTCAACCAGCCCGTCGACGAGCGCGAGCTCGAAAAGGCGCTCAAGATCACGGCCGGCGAGCGCCAGGACAAGTGGGCGTTTTCGGTCAAGCGCCCCGATCCGCAGAACGATCAGCTCGTGGAGATCACCCCGCGCGCGCCGCTCCCGCTCGACAGCGAGGTCGTGCTCGAGGTGAAGGGCCTCGCGGGCAAGGAGGGGAGCCTCCGATCCGAGAAGGAACAGCGGTTCGAGTACCGCACCTACGGCCCGCTCGCCGTGAAGGAGCTCCCGTGTGATCACGACACACCGCACGGCAAATGCGCGCCCGACGGCGGCATCGGCATCTACCTGACGAACCCCGTCACGTTCGCCGATCTGAAGAAGGCCGTCCGCTTCGAGCCGAAGATCGACGTCACGTGGCCTTCGTGGCTCGACGACGAGCACATGACGGCGGGCGTCACGGTCTATGGCGCGTTCGCCCCGGGCAAGGCCGTCAAGGTCGTCGTCGGCAAGGGGCTCCGGGACGTCTACGGGCAGAAGCTCGCGGCGGACCACCGCGCCGACGTGGCCTTCGACGACCTCTGGCCCAAGGCCGACATCGGCCTGCGCGGCAGCGTCTTCGAGCCGGCGGCGCGCCGCGAGATCCCGATCGACTCCATCAACACGAACGATCTCGAGCTCGTCGTCGCCCCGCTCACCCCGGAGGAAGCGATCCACTTGCAGGACGATCCGTACGGCCCGGGCCGCACGCCCTCGTACGACGACATCTTGAAGCTGCCCGGCGCCAAGGTTTCGAAGCTCCCGTCGAACGCGCCGCTCAACAAAGCCTCGCGGCACGTGGTGAAGACCGAGGAGGCGCTCGGCGGCAAGGACGCGCGCGGCGCGCTCGCGCTCGGCATCCGGTACATCGGCTGGCCTGGATCGAACCACCAGCGCGCCGTCACGAACACCGCGATCGCGAAGGTCAGTGACCTCGCGGTAAGCGGCAAGTTGTCCACGCGTGGTTCGCTCCTCTGGATCAGCCGCCTCTCGTCGGCGGAGCCGGTCAAGGGCGCCGAGGTCACGATCGAGACGCCCGGCGAGGCGCCGATCGGCCCGTTCCGCTCGGACGACAACGGCTTCATCAAGCTGCCGCCGGAGGTCTGGACCCGCGGGGGCTCGGGCGCCGATCGCGCCGTCATGATCGTGAAGGACGGCAAGGATTGGACCTACAAACATCTGACCGACACGCTCGACACCTGGCGCTTCGACGTGCAGTCCGATCCCGGACCCGATCGGCCGTTTGGCCTCGTGTTCACGGATCGCGGCATCTACCGGCCCGGCGACACGGTCCACATCAAGGGCATCTTCCGCAAGGAGGGCAACCCCGGCACCGTCACGCCCGTCGGCCTGCCCGTGGAGATCAAGGTCGAGGGCCCCGACGGCGACGAGATCGTCTCGCGCACCGAGACGCTCTCGCCCTTCGGCACCACGGCGATCGACGTCGTCGTCCCCCGCGCCGGCCGGCTCGGCACGTACGCGGTCCGCGCCACCGTGCAGGAAGGAAACCCCGGCTGGGCCGACGTGAGCGGTGACTTCGAGGTCGCCGAGTACCGGCCCGCCGAGTTCGCGGTCTCCGTCGAGAGCGACAAGCCGAGCTACGTGCGCGGCGACAAGGGCAAGTGGATCGCGCGCGGCGATTACCTCTACGGCGCGCCCATGGCCGGCGCCGAAGCACGGGTCACCGTGACGCGCGGCGAGGCCGAGTTCCGCCCGCCGAACACCGACGATTTCACGGTCTCCGAGGACACGTTCCACGCGGACTTCACCGACCGAACCACGCGGGAAGGCGAGATCCAGAGCAGCACGACGAAGCTCGACGCCAAGGGCACGGCTTCGATCGAGGCGGCGCTCACGCTCCCCGGCCAGCGCGGCCCCGAGCGCGTGACGACCGAGG
Protein-coding sequences here:
- a CDS encoding ABC transporter permease — its product is MRNALLVAGREIGSYGRSLLGWAIGAAALLVEGVWFSANGLSGSRMSADVLREFFNGASGVTMIVAVLMSIPLLAGERERGTLVLLNTAPIRDIEIIVGKYLAAFAMIALITLVSVYMPLLIFVNGKVSLGHVAVGYTGILLLGSAALALGMFTSAVSRSQVMAAILGGLLLAVMVTLWLVAKVTEPPVNGVLAGMALHHQRQFPFMTGVLKLENVVYYVAVTYFFLLAATKTLEARRWR
- a CDS encoding ABC transporter ATP-binding protein; its protein translation is MTKAFAVIEIVDLYKYYGERRAVGPLSFSIEAGEIVGLLGLNGAGKTTTLRILACDLLPSSGSVRVNGLDVVESPHEVRSLIGYLPDTPPLYGEMTVRAYLHFAARLRGLSKASADKRVPEVLEATALAEVQDQLIASLSHGYKQRVGIAQAIVHGPKLLVLDEPISGLDPVQIVEMRELLRGLKGELTILLSSHILSEISETCDRLLVIRDGQIAASGTEAELSAKLVKNQRTEVTVRGDEEKAKEAVSAVPGVVSVEAIDAAESGEGVIALRIESEGDAREAVCRALVTAEIGLLEVRRGERELESVFLELAGAETTGDGAGASPKKKRTGKRSAKKARASAGEGDAGAKDAAAEKEDGSGT